The sequence CTGTGGTGAAATCCCATCTTCTGGATATTTGTGTGTTGTATGACTGAATGGTGAACCTTCTGGAATGAAGTAGTACCAACTGGGAGGATGTAAGTTCAAGGAAAGAAAAGACTTGCTCAGTTTCCTTATTTATCGTTTGGATTCAGTTTCACTGTCTTTTTGCCTCAGTCCCGTGCTCACTAAGTTGTGTTAGCAGCTGCCATCCAGTATGTCATAGAACACTGGACTCTGACTTTTGTACAGCACACTACGTGTCTACCTATTCAGTCTCCCCGCGCAGTGTTGTGTGAATGCACTCTTCCTGATCACTTCTTTTGTTTAGGTGTTAGAGCACCAGGCATCCCGAGACTCCCCAAGTACTTCTGAAAGGGGTGATTACTTCAGGGGCTATTCAACACCTTGCATTGTTTACAGTGTGGTGAACTGCCTTGCTCATCAATCGGTATGCCAGGGACCAGGGGTCAAAAGAAATCGTGTTCATCTGTTTCTCCCCCTGGTGTCGATGCTTCTGAATTCTGTGAACAGATAAGTGAAGAGGTCAGAGAATTCTTCAGCAGTGAGCAGTTCAAGGAGTTGTTCAAAGTTTCCCTTGTGGAAGCAGTCCGCAACGAAATGCAAAAGCTACAAACACAGCTTGAAATCGCGGAAGGCAAGGTGATTGAATTGGAGGCTGAAGTGAAATCAAAGGCGAGTGTCATCACGTCACTGCAAACACAACACGAGCTTGACTCAGCCGATATAGCCAAGCTCAAACGAGACATGAATGATGCTGAGCAATACTCTCGTCGTAACTGCGTGCGGCTATATGGCATCCCCGAAAACCCAAAGGAGGATACAGACCAGGTGATGCTTGATCTAGCCTCGGAGAAGCTGAACATCAAGCTGCAGCGACATGAGATTGACAGGTCTCACCGTGTAGGTGCCCCGCGTACCACCAGTTCAAGACCAGGGGCAAGGAAACAACCACCTCCACGTGCCATCATAGTCAAATTCACCACTTACCGCACCAGAGACACGGTCATCAAAAGCCGGAGAAGACTGAAAGGTACTCATGTAGGGATTGAGGAAGATCTCACAGCAGAAAATCGCCTCCTGTTGACCAAAgcaaaagaagaagtagaaagaAACGACAAACTGTGTGCAGCATGGTCCAGTGATGGCAGAGTCATCGTGCTGGTCAAAGCAACCAATGGATCCACTGTGAGAAAGAGAATATGGTCAGTCAGTGAATTGAAGAAGctttaaacaaaatatgttgttttcgTAAACTGATATCtactatatacatataataatcGAATTTCCTTGATACTTAATGCATCCTCATTCACTCTTTAGGAGCAGACTCTCTTTTTGCTCTCACCTTCTCTTATGTATGTTCTTAGTTCTTGAAGTTATTTTAATTGTGTGTAGTGagtcttgttttgttgttcaaTGTATTTTTCTGATATAGTCAACCAATGCCAGTTTTCTCATGTGAACCCTGAACTTAAAAAACTACATGAATATATTTCTCCTGCTAACGAGAACGAATATGTCTCTGATCAATATTACTATTTAACCAAAGATTTTAACAGCGTTTTACATTCCAAGATgattgcaaaagaaaatgaatctcccctgttttgtattcattttaatTGTAGGAGCATGTCTCGTAACTTTGATAACTTAAACTCATTTTTAACTTCAATTGATATTGCACCAACTATAATAGGAATTTCTGAAACATGGCTGAATGCTAACTCACCTTTTGATATGTACAGGCTTGacaattattctttctttgcAAATAGTCGTAGACTTAAGAGGGGTGGTACTTCAGACTCGGTTTCGTTAATTGACAATATATTTACAAATGAGGATAGTGTGAATGTATCTTCATCGGGGCTTTTTTTATGTGATGTAAGCGATCATTTTCccatatattgtatttgtaataaaatttctCATGTCTTTAAAGATAAATGTTTTTATAAACGTGAAATCAGTGAGATGAATAAAATTAGATTCGCGCAGCATCTGAATAGTTTCCAATGGAATATCACATTTCTTAATGCTAATGATTGTTATAATGgattcataaatgtatttttagatcattatgatgtatattttcctttaaaacGTATTGATCTAAAGGTAAGTAAAAGTAATAAAAGTGCACCTTGGTTTAATGATGAAATTCGAAagattataaaaaagaaaaaccgcTTGTATAAGTTATATTTAAAAAATCCAACTGATTATAGAAAAAGGGTGTATAAGAAAATTAGAAACAAAGTTGTTAATAAAATCAAGCAGGCAAAAAAACTGTATTATAAGATTCAATTTCAAGCTGCACATGGTGACAGTAGTAAAACGTGGAAAGTTATTAATAGGGCTTtgggaaaatataaaaagaaatcctgTGTTGATAAGATTATTGTTGATAATGAATTGATTTCAGATAAGAATATAATTCCTGATgtttttaatgagtattttgttaatgttggttATGATTTGAAACGTAAGTTTGATGATGATAAGAAGTCACCTAATGTAAAATATATTATTAAAAATGAGAAATCTGCATTTTTTAAACCAATATCTCCTGATGAAATTGTTGATATTGTGAAGAATTTTAAAAATGATACAAGCCCAGGTTCAGATGGAATTGCAATTTGTGTTTTGAAAAGAGTTATTGATTATTTGTGTGAACCTCTGTGTGCAATATTTAATAAGTGTTTAGATGCTGGTGTCTTCCCAGATAAACTGAAAATAGCACGTGTAATACCTGTTTTTAAAGAAGGTTCTCAAGAGATTTTAAGTAACTATCGCCCGATATctgttttatctcttttttcaaagatttttgaGAAATGCATTTATGTTCGTTTATTATCCTTTATCAAAGAGTGCAATATATTCACTCCTAACCAATATGGTTTTAGGGAGAGGCACTCCACTTCTCATGCTTTaatcaattttattcaaaatgtgatGTGTGCAATAGAAAATGAGGAAATTTTAATCGGCATATTTTTGGATTTGAGCAAGGCTTTTGATAGTCttgatcatgatattttacttagtAAGATGTATTTATATGGCATAAGAGGAGTTGTTTTAGATTTGTTCCGCAGTTATTTATCCGACAGAGTGCAATATGTTGTTGTGGATGGTTTTCAATCTAAATCTAAAGAATTGAAGTGTGGAGTACCCCAAGGATCAATCTTGGGacctcttttgtttcttttatatatgAATGACTTATGTAATGCGTCTGAGGTTTTTAGATATATattgtttgctgatgacaccaGTATTTTTATATCTCATAATGATCCCCAAACATTACAAATGATAGTCAATAATGAGCTAAGTATAATTTCTGAATGgttatatatgaataaattatCAGTAAACACAAGTAAAACACATTTTATGATATTCACCAATAGAAATGTTGATGTCAAGGATATTAGTATATATTTAGCAGGatctgaaattaagcatgaaGTGTCTTTGCaatttttaggaatcacaattgaTAATAAATTGACTTGGAAAGATCACATAAATATTATAtgcaacaaaatttcaaaaaatattgggaTACTTTTTCGACTTAACTTTTTACCCACTGTTGttcttaaaatgatatataatgcaattattgcGCCTTTTTTTGAATATGGTCTTTCTGTTTGGGGTAGTGCTGCAAATATATACATAGACAGActttttaaactgcaaaaacgTGCAATAAGGGTTATAAACCATTCAACTTATTTAGCTCACACTTCACCAATTTTTAATTCCCAAAAGATTTTAAAGTTGTATGACAGATATAAGTATATTTTAGGTAATCTTATGTTTTTATGGCATAGAAGGCTTTTACCCGATTCTCTGATGCATTATTTCACCTTAAATTGcaatattcattcatattataCCAGAAACGCTGAGAATTTTCATATGCCAAAAGTAAGAACATCGTTATTTCAGAAATCTGTGTTTTATCAAGGTCCGCTTATATGGAATTCAATACCAGATGATATTCGTAAAGTTACCTCTTTTAATGTATTCAAACGTAAACTTAAGGAGaatttgatacaaaattatAATTCCTAAGTTTTTGACATGCTTGGCTGGCAATACATATATTCTATCTAATAATTGTAACTCACTTTGTTCGTATTGTCTTTGTAATGTAAATGTAGTGTATCATGTATCATGCTGTATTGCTTTATGTTTTGTCTTGCAACGGTATATCagttcatctcattttttttttataaatatgaaaaatttaccaccaatgcatttttttaattgattttctgGGTCGGCCAGATTTTAAGGAAACTTAATTCCTCGTTGGCTGCTTCCCTTCAGCTTTATGTATTCCAAAGTTATGTGTTTTTCTCTGTGTCTGTCATGACTGTTCATCAATGTCTTTCTCTGTTGTTTTTatgctgaataaataaattcaattcaattcaaattacaCATTTACCTGCGCCATATGCCAAATTCTAGATCGACTGCTAAAAAATCAAGAGAGTTGTTGTAACTTGGGTTGGAAACAGGTGCAAGCATGGTTAACAATTGTGTTGACAGATATTTGGGCCAGGTGAGGTCATTTAGAATTAGTTTCTATGGCAATGTCACAGTTTGGTGCTCTATACATCCCTTGTCAACTTGTACACACTATGTGAGGGCGTGGTGTGTAATAATGGAATTAGCAGCTTATCAAGTCATAGGTGCTTGTCTACATAATCATGTAAGTGAAACTAACTCCTTGAAAAGTGAATACATGTTTCAAAGAAGCACTGATCACTAACAGTATCAATATAAACATAATGTACCTCATCATTCATACTTGGTACAGGTGTATAGTCAAAATGCAACAATTGTTGTGTATTGGCGCGCTAGGCGCCATTTGGGATCGTTTAAGTTGCCAGTTGTTATGATATTGTGGAGAAGTACAGATTCAAACATGCGATTACGCTGTTAAAGTCATCGATGAAATAAAGGAGATGTGGAGTCCAATAATATGCAGTTGAAGTGTTTATTTCCGAGTTCCGAAACTCAGACAGCAAAATATCCAAAGTGTAACATAGGAGTTGCACGAGTTACAACTATCTCCGATGAACACAGATAAATTACAACATGTTTAAAGAACAGATGGCTTGAAACAAAGGAACAGTGTTGAGGGTAATGGGGGATGGCTTTGTGGCAGGAAGGGAACTGGACAAGGGGTAATAACTTTCTGACCACAATGGGAGTGGATACTTTGATGTGGGGTTGTTAGGAGGAAACTAACCTTGTTGGTCTGACATAGAGACTCCTATTGACATGAGGGGTGATGGACAGGTGTTGGGGTTACTGTGCTATAGCAAGGGGTTATTGAACTACAAGGGAAAGGACTAAAGCACGAATGGAAACTATATTACATACTTAGGTAATGGAGAATTGTCTAACTCTATGTAACATCCCCTTTCTCTAAAGAATGCTGGAGGGGGGTGTCAAAATACTATGCAACATCCCCTTTCTCTAAAGGATGCTATATAGGGTATCATAACAAAGAATGCAATTATAGAGTATGAAATatcattcaaatacaaataataTGGTTAGTGATCTGACTCTGTATCATTGTTCCAATCCACTCTCACACAAAATACTCTCTTTCTTAGATTTTGTTTGGGTCTTCCAAGGTAAAAGTAAATTAAAGTCTTTCAttacaaatgaagaaaagatgTTAAACTGAATTAAGTGCACATATTATTATGCTTCATCACACATGTCAGCATGAAGGATCACTGTACCACACTACCAAAAGAACATATGTACCATGATTGTTTCTTAAGTCAACAAAATCGTAACATGTGAAACCTCTtaaattcaaatacaaattaacaCAAATACTAACTGAATGATAGTGTTTCGATGTAGgaaaacccttttttttttgtagaatagatcAATGTCTAATCATTAGATCATTGTAATGATTGTCGCACTAACTCAGATTCATATACGGAAATCTTGTGAACCAGTAAAATtagtgtttgtttatgtttatctACAATAATActataaaatattgaaaagtactCTTTGTGCCGACTTATGCATTGATGCACAGAATTATACAAGTGCAAGTTGTGCAGACTTATACACAAATGCATTTAAATAATAGAAGAGTAAGTGGTGCAGGCTTATGCACACTCTTCATAAAAACAcatcaaattaaaagaaatcactctCTTCATAAGGATATAGCAATTCAAAAGAAAGTCATTCCATCCAACATAAAACAAACTAAGAGTTACTTGTGATATGCACAAAACCTATAGAATCAATGCAATAGTTGCATCAACCAAATCATATCTAAATTATCAACAAAGAAAGTTTACAAATCAAATCCTTACAGAGTATATCAAACAGGTTTGATCAGTTTGTTGATAAAATCACTCTCCGCATGTGCCACAAGAAGTTACATTGATGCTAATTTTCCAagcatcattaaaaaaaattggaaagaaaacagagCGCTCTAAGGATTGAAGGCTATCTATGTTGCGGCCCAAGGCAATTATCTCTTCAAATGAAAGGTAAACATAGAATATGATGACTTTCAAACCTTTCCTGTTTAAAGGTAAATCTTtccaaatgaataaaataataaaatgtaatgAACGTGAACTCACGCTTTCAAGTGAGTTAAACATAAGACGAGTATTTCAAACTCGTAAAGTATCCATCAAAAAGATGGAACAGATAAATCGTTCATAGACAAGTAACTCCAAACTTGTACATTAAAAACACATAACAAATATGTGACACACTTGTGTATCACCGAATCCATTTAAAGGTCCTCTAGACTTATAGAGGCACAGAATATTACTACGTGAAGTTAAGTATCGCATACATAATTTCTATTTACAAAGTCACACATACAATTGTCTCATGAATTTCTTGGGTGTCCCAGTTACAGGAATATTCTTGTCTGCCAAGATACTTTGGACCGAGTCATGCATGTCTGGGTATAACCCAATGTTCCACCAAAAACGTATGTCTTGAGGGTCATTATCAGTAACATTCCTAAcaaatctgccccccccccccccacggaaaaaagcagtaactgacatttttatgaatgtttacttttttgcaaaaatgaatagtttacccaatgctctccaatgttaataggtcagttttgcaaaaacaaaaatgaaagtgaccaaaaatgcaatttttcacttttgcaaaaagcagtagaTGCatcagttgattcaactttgcaagtttccccacggaagaaagcagtaactaacaaagcccacggaagaaagcagtaactaacaatttagtctaatcattcagactctgtatagtccatcctgtatatttttttccctaataccatttattttttctactaatttttttaaaaacaaatgtaaacagcagtttcttccataatttaggggagtagatataaaaagattgtttcaccagtaacttgactctgcccgcagggaatcatatgacaagttgtagaaaaagcttctttcttgagactagcaaacctggcagactcagcgcgctcagagtgcagaatacgcgtgcagctagctgcatgcgcataaattctgcagcatacagtaactagctaaacattgcatcacatcacagtcatcacttgcacagtattgcaggtctggtacagtctgagtgatcatgccagtgctaaccatgctgtcacacagtttctgcggtccaggcatgcctgtaaatctatcatgaattgcagaggaaaagtcatggtagccatggctttggccagaaccagaaaatctaggtgagctgaacatatattgaagggagatgagcattagtattaatacactaacgttagtctaacgttagatgtaggcccaaaagttaggtctaccagatttaacgttacagagtagatctagagtCTAATCTATtcttgttaactgtttagtgttagacaaaatgtcagtaggcctaatctaacgtaatagatctaggtctagcactaacattgggcatagatctgtagtctagcttaagtgtaacgtcagagttcgactaggatctaagacgaagagacttgactttattgtctagtccagggtcatgtgctaggggccaggccgggcacttcaAAGTTCAACTTCAATTACCtaatttttacacagaatgccattcaatcgacaagacctagtctaggtctagcgttaggtcctagatcttatagatccagactaaccagaaagtagaagaactttataacctggtggtggtaacaattctcctcctatggtca comes from Diadema setosum chromosome 17, eeDiaSeto1, whole genome shotgun sequence and encodes:
- the LOC140240856 gene encoding uncharacterized protein, yielding MPGTRGQKKSCSSVSPPGVDASEFCEQISEEVREFFSSEQFKELFKVSLVEAVRNEMQKLQTQLEIAEGKVIELEAEVKSKASVITSLQTQHELDSADIAKLKRDMNDAEQYSRRNCVRLYGIPENPKEDTDQVMLDLASEKLNIKLQRHEIDRSHRVGAPRTTSSRPGARKQPPPRAIIVKFTTYRTRDTVIKSRRRLKGTHVGIEEDLTAENRLLLTKAKEEVERNDKLCAAWSSDGRVIVLVKATNGSTVRKRIWSVSELKKL